In the genome of Streptococcus oralis, one region contains:
- a CDS encoding LemA family protein, producing MTWIILGVLALIVIFVIVSYNGLVKNRMQTKEAWSQIDVQLKRRNDLLPNLIETVKGYAKYEGSTLEKVTELRRQVATATSPAEAMKASDALTRQISGIFAVAENYPELKASANFIKLQEELTNTENKISYSRQLYNSVVSNYNVKLESFPSNIIAGLFGFKAADFLQTPEEEKAVPKVDFSGLGD from the coding sequence ATGACTTGGATTATTCTTGGAGTTTTGGCTCTGATTGTTATTTTTGTGATTGTTAGCTATAACGGTTTGGTTAAAAATCGTATGCAGACCAAGGAGGCTTGGAGTCAGATCGATGTTCAATTGAAGCGTCGTAATGATCTCCTCCCAAACTTGATTGAAACAGTCAAAGGCTATGCGAAATATGAAGGTTCTACTTTGGAAAAAGTAACAGAACTTCGTAGACAAGTAGCTACAGCAACTTCACCGGCAGAAGCTATGAAGGCCAGTGATGCTCTTACTCGCCAGATTTCTGGTATCTTTGCAGTAGCAGAGAATTACCCAGAGTTGAAGGCTAGTGCTAACTTTATCAAATTGCAAGAAGAGTTGACTAATACAGAAAATAAAATTTCATATTCTCGCCAACTCTACAACAGTGTTGTCAGCAACTACAATGTAAAACTTGAAAGCTTCCCAAGTAACATCATCGCAGGACTATTTGGCTTTAAAGCTGCAGACTTCCTTCAAACACCTGAAGAGGAAAAGGCAGTTCCGAAAGTCGATTTTAGCGGTTTAGGTGACTAA
- the rsmG gene encoding 16S rRNA (guanine(527)-N(7))-methyltransferase RsmG produces the protein MKPETFYSLLTEQNIPLSDQQKNQFERYFELLVEWNEKINLTAITDKEEVYLKHFYDSIAPILQGMISNETIKLLDIGAGAGFPSLPMKILYPQLDVTIIDSLNKRINFLQLLAQELELDGVHFYHGRAEDFAQDKNFRTQFDIVTARAVARMQVLSELTIPYLKVGGKLLALKASNAPEELLEAKNALNLLFSKVEDNLSYALPNGDPRYITVVEKKKETPNKYPRKAGMPNKRPL, from the coding sequence ATGAAACCAGAAACATTTTACAGCCTACTAACTGAGCAAAATATTCCACTTTCTGACCAGCAAAAGAACCAATTTGAACGGTATTTTGAACTCTTGGTCGAGTGGAATGAAAAGATTAATTTGACGGCTATTACAGACAAGGAAGAAGTTTATCTCAAACATTTTTATGATTCGATTGCACCCATCCTGCAAGGCATGATTTCAAATGAAACTATCAAACTTCTTGATATCGGGGCTGGGGCAGGATTTCCTAGTCTGCCCATGAAAATTCTCTACCCTCAGTTAGATGTGACCATCATTGATTCGCTAAATAAGCGCATCAACTTCCTTCAGCTTTTGGCTCAAGAGCTGGAGCTGGATGGTGTTCACTTCTACCATGGTCGTGCAGAAGACTTTGCCCAAGACAAGAACTTCCGCACCCAGTTTGATATAGTGACGGCTCGCGCGGTTGCTCGCATGCAGGTCTTATCTGAATTGACTATCCCTTATCTTAAAGTCGGCGGAAAACTATTGGCACTCAAGGCCAGCAATGCTCCTGAGGAATTGCTAGAAGCTAAGAATGCCCTCAACCTCCTTTTTAGTAAAGTAGAAGACAATCTCAGCTATGCCCTGCCAAATGGAGATCCGCGCTACATCACTGTGGTAGAAAAGAAAAAGGAGACGCCTAACAAATATCCACGTAAGGCTGGCATGCCTAACAAACGCCCGCTTTAA
- a CDS encoding uracil-xanthine permease family protein — protein sequence MKQESTVDLLLDVDQRPSAGKGILLSFQHVFAMFGATILVPLILGMPVSVALFASGIGTLIYMISTGFKVPVYLGSSFAFITAMSLAMKEMGGDVSAAQTGVILTGLVYVLVAASVRFAGTKWIDKLLPPIIIGPMIIVIGLGLAGSAVTNAGLVADGNWKNALVAVVTFLIAAFINTKGKGFLRIIPFLFAIIGGYIFAMMLGLVDFTPVLQANWFEIPGFYLPFSTGGAFKEYNLYFGPETIAILPIAIVTISEHIGDHTVLSQICGRQFLKEPGLHRTLLGDGIATSVSAFLGGPANTTYGENTGVIGMTRIASVSVIRNAAFIAIALSFLGKFTALISTIPNAVLGGMSILLYGVIASNGLKVLIKERVDFSQMRNLIIASAMLVLGLGGAILKVGPVTLSGTALSAMTGIILNLILPYENKD from the coding sequence ATGAAACAAGAATCAACTGTTGATTTGTTACTAGACGTTGACCAACGTCCTTCAGCTGGAAAAGGAATTCTCCTTAGTTTCCAACACGTTTTTGCCATGTTTGGTGCAACCATTCTCGTTCCCTTAATTTTGGGAATGCCCGTATCGGTTGCTCTCTTTGCATCCGGTATTGGAACACTTATCTACATGATTTCTACTGGCTTTAAGGTTCCAGTTTATCTAGGTTCTTCATTCGCCTTTATCACAGCTATGTCTCTAGCCATGAAAGAAATGGGAGGCGATGTCTCTGCTGCTCAAACTGGAGTTATCTTGACTGGTTTGGTCTATGTCCTTGTAGCAGCAAGTGTTCGTTTTGCAGGTACGAAATGGATTGATAAACTCTTGCCCCCAATCATTATCGGACCTATGATTATCGTTATCGGTCTTGGTCTTGCTGGTTCTGCTGTAACGAATGCTGGACTCGTAGCAGACGGAAACTGGAAAAACGCCCTTGTAGCCGTCGTGACGTTCTTGATTGCCGCTTTTATCAATACAAAAGGAAAAGGTTTCCTTCGTATCATTCCTTTCCTCTTTGCCATCATCGGTGGGTATATCTTCGCTATGATGCTTGGTTTGGTTGACTTTACCCCAGTCCTTCAAGCCAACTGGTTTGAAATTCCTGGTTTCTACTTGCCATTTAGTACAGGTGGAGCCTTTAAAGAGTACAACTTGTACTTCGGTCCTGAAACAATCGCCATCTTGCCAATCGCTATTGTAACCATTTCTGAACACATCGGAGACCACACAGTTTTGAGCCAAATCTGTGGCCGTCAATTCCTAAAAGAACCAGGACTTCACCGTACGCTTCTCGGTGACGGTATCGCGACATCTGTATCTGCCTTCCTCGGTGGACCAGCTAATACGACTTACGGTGAAAATACAGGGGTTATCGGGATGACTCGTATCGCTTCTGTCTCTGTTATCCGTAACGCAGCCTTTATCGCCATTGCTCTTAGCTTCCTAGGTAAATTCACTGCCTTGATTTCAACTATTCCAAATGCTGTGCTTGGTGGGATGTCCATCCTTCTCTACGGAGTTATCGCCAGCAACGGTCTAAAAGTTTTGATTAAGGAACGTGTTGACTTCAGTCAAATGCGTAACCTCATCATTGCTAGTGCTATGTTGGTTCTTGGACTTGGTGGAGCCATCCTCAAAGTAGGACCAGTTACCCTTTCAGGTACTGCCCTATCAGCTATGACAGGTATCATATTAAACTTGATCTTACCATACGAAAATAAAGACTAG
- a CDS encoding CPBP family intramembrane glutamic endopeptidase — protein MKILQSIHPTKPLRYLRWFDILIITVLMFGLFIIRSTELFLASMFPTGLSTTMDTASNTVGEGAAYSSNFTLQVILLTLALLYLLIRNYDFKQLPIRWTWSLLFWVPFIFAIVGLFGDLVTTLTGEYNYLNPALFVHIDPMEVIRKFLALSPMAIAYALLNGFYEEFFFLGLLTSVKEKHKWRVLFYSTLIRISFHTYQGLVWALVIGVVYGLFYYFLYKYKVKSLLPFFFIHALADMFGSSLMYLLIAWGR, from the coding sequence ATGAAAATTTTACAAAGCATTCACCCGACTAAGCCCCTGCGCTACTTGAGATGGTTTGACATTTTGATTATCACAGTTCTAATGTTTGGCCTGTTTATCATTCGTTCAACGGAGCTCTTTTTAGCAAGTATGTTTCCGACAGGTTTGTCAACTACAATGGATACGGCAAGTAATACTGTCGGCGAAGGAGCAGCCTATTCGAGCAACTTCACCTTGCAAGTGATACTTCTGACCTTGGCCTTGCTTTACCTTTTGATTCGGAATTATGATTTCAAACAACTTCCTATTCGTTGGACCTGGTCCCTTCTCTTTTGGGTTCCTTTTATATTTGCTATTGTGGGATTGTTTGGAGACTTGGTGACGACACTAACTGGTGAATACAATTACTTAAATCCAGCTCTTTTTGTCCACATAGATCCCATGGAAGTTATACGGAAATTCCTAGCTCTTAGTCCGATGGCAATTGCCTATGCCTTGCTAAACGGCTTCTATGAAGAGTTTTTCTTTCTAGGGTTGTTGACCTCAGTGAAAGAAAAGCACAAGTGGCGGGTTTTGTTTTATTCTACCCTCATTCGGATTTCTTTTCACACTTATCAAGGATTGGTGTGGGCACTGGTTATTGGTGTAGTTTATGGTTTATTCTATTATTTTCTATACAAGTATAAGGTTAAAAGTCTTTTGCCATTTTTCTTCATACATGCTCTGGCAGACATGTTTGGTTCTAGCCTCATGTATCTCTTGATTGCGTGGGGAAGGTAA
- a CDS encoding DMT family transporter, translating into MSKTVKGTLFTVVAGIAWGLSGTSGQYLMAHGISALVLTDLRLIIAGLALVFLTYATAKDKLFAFLKDKKSLLSLLLFAVFGLFLNQFAYLSAIQETNAGTATVLQYVCPVGILIYTCIKDKVAPTLAEIVSIVLAIGGTFLIATHGELDQLSVTPAGLFWGLFSALTYALYIILPITLIKKWGSMLVIGVGMVISGVVAIPFTGVLQASIPTSLDFLFAFAGIIIIGTVFAYTAFLKGASLIGPVKSSLLASIEPISAIFFAFLIMKEQFYAIDFVGMAMILLAVTIISLKDLLIENKRKIE; encoded by the coding sequence ATGTCAAAAACCGTAAAAGGAACGTTATTCACAGTGGTTGCAGGGATTGCTTGGGGCTTGTCTGGAACTAGTGGCCAATACCTGATGGCGCACGGGATTTCCGCTCTAGTCTTGACCGATCTGCGACTTATCATTGCAGGATTGGCTCTGGTATTTTTAACCTATGCGACTGCAAAGGATAAACTCTTTGCTTTTTTAAAAGACAAAAAAAGTCTACTATCTCTGTTGCTATTTGCAGTGTTTGGACTTTTCTTAAACCAGTTTGCCTATCTTTCTGCCATTCAGGAAACCAATGCTGGAACGGCTACGGTTCTCCAGTATGTATGTCCTGTTGGAATATTGATTTATACTTGTATCAAGGACAAGGTGGCACCAACACTGGCTGAGATTGTTTCGATTGTTTTAGCAATCGGAGGGACTTTTCTTATCGCGACTCATGGGGAACTTGACCAGTTGTCTGTCACACCTGCTGGTCTTTTCTGGGGTCTCTTTTCTGCCTTGACCTATGCCCTCTATATCATCCTTCCTATCACTTTGATTAAGAAGTGGGGAAGTATGTTGGTGATTGGTGTGGGCATGGTTATTTCTGGAGTAGTGGCTATTCCCTTCACAGGAGTTTTGCAGGCCAGCATACCGACCAGTTTGGATTTTCTCTTTGCATTTGCTGGGATTATCATTATCGGAACTGTCTTCGCCTACACCGCTTTTCTAAAAGGAGCTAGTCTGATAGGACCAGTTAAGTCTAGTTTATTGGCTTCCATAGAGCCAATTTCAGCCATTTTCTTTGCCTTTCTGATTATGAAGGAACAATTCTACGCGATTGACTTTGTTGGTATGGCCATGATTTTACTTGCAGTAACCATTATTTCTTTGAAAGATTTGTTGATAGAAAACAAACGGAAGATTGAATGA
- a CDS encoding serine hydrolase domain-containing protein, whose amino-acid sequence MKLEKIQRKIEDQIEAGVYPGASFAYFKDGEWRESYLGLSDPERGLKTEDGLVYDLASVSKVVGVGTVLTFLWQQGILDIDRPVTNFLAECDYPDITIRQLLTHATDLDPFIPNRDLLTATELKEAMFYLNRRNQPAFLYSDVHFLLLGFLLEKIFEQDLDQIIEEQVLNPWGMTETKFGPVEHAVPTVRGVKAGIIHDPKARLLGKHTGSAGLFSTVKDLQIFLEHYLKDDFAENLSRNYSPLDDKERSLAWNLEGTWLDHTGYTGTFIMWNREKQEAAIFLSNRTYEKDERAQWIVDRNQVMDMIRREE is encoded by the coding sequence ATGAAGTTGGAAAAAATTCAAAGAAAAATAGAAGATCAAATTGAGGCAGGGGTCTATCCCGGGGCCTCTTTTGCGTATTTTAAGGATGGTGAATGGAGAGAGTCTTATCTAGGATTGAGTGATCCAGAACGGGGCTTGAAGACAGAGGACGGGCTAGTCTATGACCTGGCCAGTGTGAGTAAGGTTGTGGGAGTAGGGACGGTTCTTACCTTCTTGTGGCAGCAGGGCATATTAGATATTGATCGACCGGTGACGAATTTTTTAGCTGAGTGTGATTACCCAGATATTACTATACGGCAACTTCTGACCCATGCTACAGACTTAGATCCCTTTATTCCCAATCGGGATCTCTTGACAGCTACTGAATTAAAAGAAGCCATGTTTTACCTCAACAGACGAAATCAGCCTGCCTTCCTCTATTCAGATGTTCACTTTTTACTCTTGGGCTTTCTTTTAGAAAAAATCTTTGAACAAGACTTGGATCAGATTATAGAAGAACAAGTTTTGAACCCATGGGGAATGACGGAAACCAAGTTTGGCCCCGTAGAGCATGCTGTACCAACAGTGAGAGGAGTGAAGGCCGGAATCATTCACGATCCCAAAGCTCGTCTATTAGGGAAACACACAGGAAGTGCTGGTTTGTTTTCGACTGTTAAGGATTTGCAGATCTTTCTGGAACATTACTTGAAAGATGATTTTGCTGAAAACTTGAGCCGAAATTACTCTCCCTTAGATGATAAGGAGCGTTCTCTAGCTTGGAATCTGGAGGGAACCTGGCTCGACCATACGGGCTATACAGGTACCTTCATCATGTGGAATCGAGAGAAACAGGAAGCCGCTATCTTTTTATCCAATCGAACGTATGAGAAGGATGAACGCGCTCAGTGGATAGTTGATCGAAATCAAGTCATGGATATGATTCGTAGGGAAGAGTAG
- a CDS encoding CppA family protein codes for MNANQMIQIIPTLKVNNRKLNEKFYIETLGMKPLLEESAFLSLGDQTGVEKLILEEAPSMRTRKVEGLKKLARLLIKVENPSEIEALLYQMESLPRLFKGSCGYAFDIVSPEQDVILVHAENDIRDLVPLETVPEFSSNKSTKYLSQFEISMELRLPEGTESILDPEKVGTVITFTEGQGPDLTVENNVTWDLSMIKFLVKDLDLTSLRQKFEKTGYFVPKSEKFFLGKDTNNIELWFEEA; via the coding sequence ATGAATGCAAATCAAATGATACAAATTATTCCGACTTTGAAGGTCAATAACCGAAAATTAAATGAAAAATTTTACATTGAAACTCTTGGGATGAAGCCCTTATTAGAAGAATCTGCTTTCCTTTCACTTGGTGACCAAACAGGTGTTGAAAAGTTGATTCTTGAAGAGGCTCCCAGTATGCGTACTCGGAAAGTTGAAGGGCTTAAGAAACTAGCTAGACTCTTGATCAAAGTAGAAAATCCTTCAGAAATAGAGGCTCTTCTTTATCAGATGGAGTCCCTTCCTCGCTTGTTTAAAGGAAGCTGTGGGTATGCTTTTGATATTGTTTCTCCTGAACAGGATGTGATTCTTGTTCATGCGGAAAATGATATAAGAGATTTGGTTCCACTGGAAACTGTTCCTGAATTTTCTTCAAATAAAAGTACAAAATACTTGAGTCAATTTGAGATTTCTATGGAGTTGCGTTTGCCTGAGGGGACGGAGAGTATACTCGATCCTGAAAAAGTTGGGACAGTTATCACCTTTACGGAAGGGCAAGGTCCAGATTTGACTGTTGAAAACAACGTCACTTGGGATTTATCTATGATAAAATTTTTAGTGAAGGATTTAGATTTAACCAGTCTTCGTCAGAAATTTGAAAAGACAGGCTACTTTGTTCCTAAGTCTGAAAAATTCTTCCTTGGTAAAGATACCAATAACATCGAATTGTGGTTTGAAGAAGCATGA
- the gla gene encoding aquaglyceroporin Gla: MDFTWAIKYATEFLGTAILIILGNGAVANVELKGTKGHQSGWLVIAVGYGMGVMIPALMFGNVSGNHINPAFTLGLAVSGLFPWEQVPYYILAQVLGAIFGQAMVVATHRPYYLKTENSNNILGTFSTISSVDHGTKESRFAASVNGFINEFVGSFILFFAALGMTKNFFGAEVLQYMKQMATQAGQTVDLSELAVKAQVAPHTAAGLSVAHLALGFLVMALVTSLGGPTGPGLNPARDFGPRLLHELLPKSVLGQHKGDSKWWYAWVPVVAPIAAGIAAVAVFKLLYL, from the coding sequence ATGGATTTTACATGGGCTATTAAATATGCCACTGAATTTTTGGGAACTGCCATTTTGATCATTCTTGGTAATGGTGCAGTTGCTAACGTTGAACTTAAAGGTACGAAAGGTCACCAAAGTGGCTGGCTCGTTATCGCGGTTGGTTATGGTATGGGGGTTATGATCCCAGCCTTGATGTTCGGTAATGTATCTGGTAACCACATCAACCCAGCCTTCACACTTGGACTTGCTGTTAGCGGACTTTTCCCTTGGGAACAAGTGCCATATTACATCCTTGCGCAAGTTTTAGGAGCGATTTTTGGTCAAGCTATGGTTGTGGCAACTCACCGTCCTTACTACTTGAAAACAGAGAATTCTAATAACATTTTAGGTACTTTCTCAACGATTTCAAGTGTTGATCACGGTACAAAAGAATCACGTTTCGCAGCAAGTGTAAATGGTTTTATCAATGAGTTTGTCGGTTCGTTTATTTTGTTCTTTGCAGCCCTAGGAATGACTAAAAACTTCTTCGGTGCTGAGGTTCTTCAATACATGAAACAAATGGCTACTCAAGCTGGTCAAACTGTTGACTTAAGTGAATTGGCAGTAAAAGCTCAAGTAGCACCACACACAGCTGCTGGTCTTTCAGTTGCTCACTTGGCACTTGGTTTCCTCGTGATGGCCTTGGTAACTTCACTCGGTGGACCTACTGGACCTGGTTTGAACCCAGCTCGTGACTTTGGACCACGTCTTCTTCACGAACTCCTTCCAAAATCAGTTCTTGGTCAACACAAGGGTGATTCAAAATGGTGGTATGCATGGGTTCCAGTTGTAGCACCAATCGCAGCTGGTATTGCAGCAGTAGCAGTCTTTAAACTACTTTACCTATAA
- a CDS encoding ATP-grasp domain-containing protein: MNYLVISPYYPQNFQQFTIELANKGITVLGIGQEPYEQLDEPLRNSLTEYFRVDNLENIDEVKRAVAFLFYKHGPIDRIESHNEYWLELDAALREQFNVFGAKPEDLKKTKFKSEMKKLFKKAGVPVVPGAVIQTEADVDKAVKEIGLPMIAKPDNGVGAAATFKLETEDDISHFKQEWDHSTVYFFEKFVTSSEICTFDGLVDKDGNIVFSTTFDYAHTPLDLMIYKMDNSYYVLKDMDPKLRKYGEAIVKEFGMKERFFHIEFFRDGDDYIAIEYNNRPAGGFTIDVYNYAHSFDLYRGYAAIVAGEEFPTSEFELQYCLATSRRANANYVYSEEDLLAKYSQQFKVKKIMPAAFAELQGDYLYMLTTPSRQEMEQMIADFGQRQE, from the coding sequence ATGAATTACCTTGTTATTTCTCCCTACTATCCGCAAAACTTCCAACAGTTTACAATCGAGCTAGCTAATAAAGGCATCACAGTCTTGGGAATTGGTCAGGAGCCTTACGAACAACTAGATGAACCTTTGCGCAATAGCTTGACCGAGTATTTCCGTGTGGACAATCTTGAGAACATAGACGAAGTCAAACGTGCAGTAGCCTTCCTTTTCTACAAGCATGGTCCAATCGACCGCATCGAGTCCCACAATGAATACTGGCTTGAGCTAGACGCAGCCCTTCGTGAGCAATTTAATGTCTTTGGTGCCAAACCAGAGGATCTCAAAAAGACCAAGTTTAAGTCTGAAATGAAGAAACTTTTCAAAAAAGCAGGTGTCCCTGTGGTACCTGGAGCTGTTATACAGACAGAAGCAGATGTGGATAAAGCTGTGAAAGAAATCGGTCTACCAATGATTGCCAAACCTGATAACGGAGTGGGAGCAGCAGCAACCTTTAAGCTTGAGACAGAAGACGATATCAGTCACTTCAAGCAAGAATGGGACCATTCAACCGTGTATTTCTTTGAAAAATTTGTCACTTCTAGCGAAATCTGTACCTTTGACGGGCTTGTGGACAAGGATGGCAATATCGTCTTTTCAACGACTTTTGACTATGCCCATACACCACTTGATCTCATGATTTATAAGATGGACAATTCCTACTATGTGCTCAAGGATATGGATCCTAAACTGCGCAAGTATGGTGAGGCCATAGTCAAGGAATTTGGAATGAAAGAGCGCTTTTTCCATATCGAATTCTTCCGTGATGGGGACGACTACATTGCCATTGAGTACAATAACCGTCCTGCAGGTGGTTTTACCATTGATGTTTACAATTATGCCCACTCTTTTGACCTCTACCGAGGTTATGCGGCTATTGTCGCGGGTGAAGAGTTCCCTACATCAGAGTTTGAGCTCCAGTATTGTTTGGCTACATCACGTCGTGCCAATGCTAACTATGTTTATTCAGAAGAGGACTTGCTTGCCAAATACAGCCAGCAATTCAAGGTCAAAAAAATCATGCCAGCAGCCTTTGCAGAGCTACAAGGGGATTACCTTTATATGCTGACTACTCCGAGTCGCCAAGAGATGGAGCAGATGATTGCAGACTTTGGTCAGCGTCAAGAGTAA
- a CDS encoding esterase family protein: protein MHIENLSHWSGNLNREMYLNRYGHAGIPVVVFASSGGSHNEYYDFGMIDACASFIEEGRVQFFTLSSVDSESWLATWKNGHDQAEMHRAYERYVIEEAIPFIKHKTGWFDGMMTTGCSMGAYHALNFFLQHPDVFTKVIALSGVYDARFFVGDYYNDDDAIYQNSPVDYIWNQNDGWFIDRYRQAEIVVCTGLGAWEQDGLPSFYKLKEAFDQKQIPAWFAEWGHDVAHDWEWWRKQMPYFLGHLYL from the coding sequence ATGCATATTGAAAACCTCAGCCACTGGAGTGGCAATCTTAATCGTGAAATGTACCTCAACCGTTATGGACATGCTGGGATTCCAGTTGTTGTTTTTGCTTCATCTGGTGGCAGTCACAATGAATACTATGATTTTGGCATGATTGATGCCTGTGCTTCCTTTATCGAGGAAGGGCGTGTCCAGTTCTTCACTCTATCCAGTGTGGACAGTGAGAGCTGGTTGGCTACTTGGAAAAATGGTCATGACCAGGCAGAGATGCATCGTGCCTACGAACGCTACGTGATTGAGGAGGCGATTCCTTTTATCAAGCATAAGACAGGTTGGTTTGATGGCATGATGACGACAGGTTGCTCAATGGGTGCCTACCATGCACTCAACTTTTTCCTCCAGCATCCAGATGTCTTTACCAAGGTGATTGCTCTCAGCGGTGTTTACGACGCGCGTTTCTTTGTCGGCGATTACTACAATGATGATGATGCTATTTACCAAAATTCGCCAGTAGATTATATCTGGAATCAGAATGACGGCTGGTTTATCGATCGTTACCGTCAGGCGGAGATTGTCGTTTGTACGGGACTTGGTGCCTGGGAACAAGACGGTCTACCATCTTTCTACAAGCTCAAAGAAGCCTTTGACCAGAAACAAATTCCAGCCTGGTTTGCTGAATGGGGACACGATGTCGCCCACGACTGGGAATGGTGGCGTAAACAAATGCCTTATTTTCTTGGACACCTGTATCTATAA
- a CDS encoding alpha/beta hydrolase: MNHSYFYLKMKEHKLKVPYTGKERRVRVLLPKDYEKDTDRFYPVVYFHDGQNVFYSKESFIGHSWKIIPAIKRNPDISRMIVVAIDNDGLGRMHEYAAWKFQESPIPGQQFGGKGVEYAEFVMEVVKPFIDETYRTKADRQHTAMIGSSLGGNITQFIGLEYQDRIGCLGVFSSANWLHQEAFNRYIERKKLSPDQRIFIYVGTEEADDTDKTLMAGNIKQAYIDSSLRYYHDLIAGGVGLDNLVLKVQSGAIHSEIPWSENLPDCLRFFAEKW; encoded by the coding sequence ATGAATCATTCCTACTTTTATTTAAAAATGAAAGAACACAAACTTAAGGTGCCTTATACTGGAAAAGAGCGTCGTGTGCGTGTTCTTCTTCCTAAGGATTATGAGAAAGATACAGACCGTTTTTACCCCGTTGTTTACTTTCATGACGGGCAAAATGTCTTTTACAGCAAGGAGTCTTTCATTGGTCATTCATGGAAGATTATTCCGGCTATTAAGCGGAATCCTGACATCAGTCGCATGATTGTTGTAGCCATTGACAATGATGGTTTGGGGCGGATGCATGAGTACGCAGCTTGGAAGTTTCAAGAATCTCCTATTCCGGGCCAGCAGTTTGGCGGTAAGGGTGTGGAGTATGCCGAATTTGTCATGGAGGTGGTTAAGCCCTTTATCGATGAGACCTACCGTACCAAAGCTGATCGCCAGCATACGGCTATGATTGGTTCGTCTCTAGGAGGTAATATTACCCAGTTTATCGGACTGGAATACCAAGACCGAATTGGTTGTCTAGGTGTCTTTTCATCTGCCAACTGGCTCCACCAAGAAGCCTTTAACCGCTATATCGAGCGCAAGAAATTGTCGCCTGATCAGCGCATTTTCATTTATGTAGGAACAGAAGAAGCAGACGATACGGACAAGACCTTGATGGCTGGCAATATCAAGCAAGCCTATATCGACTCATCGCTTCGCTATTACCATGATTTGATTGCAGGTGGAGTAGGCTTGGATAATCTTGTCTTAAAAGTTCAGTCTGGTGCCATCCATAGTGAGATTCCATGGTCGGAGAATTTACCAGACTGTCTCCGATTTTTTGCAGAGAAATGGTAA